GCCTCGCGTACGCCTCGGACGCGCCCGTGAACTGGTGCCCGGGGCTGGGCACCGTACTGGCCAACGAGGAGGTCACCGCGGACGGCCGCTCCGAGCGCGGCAACTTCCCGGTCTTCAAGGCCAAGCTGAGCCAGTGGAACATGCGGATCACCGCCTACGCCGACCGGCTGCTGGACGACCTGGACGCGCTGGACTGGCCCGAGGCCATCAAGCTCCAGCAGCGGAACTGGATCGGCCGCAGCGAGGGCGCGCGCGTGGACTTCGCGGTGGACGGCGCCGGCGCCATCACCGTCTTCACCACCCGCCAGGACACCCTGTTCGGCGCCACCTACATGGTGCTGGCCCCCGAGCACGAGCTGGTCTCCACGATCGTCCCGGCCGCCTGGCCCGAGGGCACCCACCCGGTGTGGACCGGCGGGCACGCCACCCCGGCCGAGGCCGTGAACGCGTACCGCAAGCAGGCCGCGTCCAAGTCCGACGTCGAGCGGCAGGCGGACGCCAAGGAGAAGACCGGCGTCTTCACCGGCGCGTACGCGACCAACCCGGTCAGCGGCGAGCAGGTCCCGGTCTTCATCGCCGACTACGTGCTGATGGGCTACGGCACCGGCGCGATCATGGCCGTCCCGGCGCACGACAGCCGTGACTTCGCCTTCGCGCGCGCCTTCGAGCTGCCCATGCGCTGCGTGGTGCAGCCCTCCGACGGCCGCGGCACCGACCCCGCCGACTGGGACGACGCGTTCGCCTCCTACGACGCGAAGCTGGTCAACTCGGCCGGCGTGGGCATCTCCCTGGACGGCCTGGGCGTCGTCGAGGCCAAGGCGCTGATCACCGACTGGCTGGCCGAGCGCGGCATCGGCGAGGGCACCGTCAACTTCCGGCTGCGCGACTGGCTGTTCAGCCGCCAGCGCTACTGGGGCGAGCCCTTCCCGATCGTGTACGACGAGGACGGCGTCGCGCACCCGCTGCCCGAGTCGATGCTGCCGCTGGAGCTGCCCGAGGTCGAGGACTACTCGCCGCGCACCTTCGAGCCGGACGACGCGCTGTCGCAGCCCGAGACCCCGCTGTCGCGGAAGGCGGACTGGGTCGAGGTCGAGCTGGACCTGGGCCGCGGCGAGGGCGTCCGGCGCTACCGGCGCGAGACCAACACCATGCCCAACTGGGCCGGCTCCTGCTGGTACGAGCTGCGCTACCTGGACCCGCACAACTCCGAGGCGCTGGTCGACCCGGAGATCGAGAAGTACTGGATGGGCCCGCGCGAGGGCCAGCCGCACGGCGGCGTCGACCTGTACGTCGGCGGCGCCGAGCACGCGGTGCTGCACCTGCTGTACGCCCGCTTCTGGTCGAAGGTGCTGTTCGACCTGGGCCACGTCTCCTCGGTGGAGCCGTTCCACAAGCTGTACAACCAGGGCATGATCCAGGCGTTCGTCTACCGCGACGAGCGCGGCTTCCCGGTCGCGGCGACCGAGGTCGAGGAGCGCGACGGGCGCTTCTACTTCGAGGGCGAGCCCGTCAAGCGCGAGCTGGGCAAGATGGGCAAGTCCCTGAAGAACGCCGTCACGCCGGACGAGATCTGCGAGGAGTACGGCGCGGACACCCTGCGCCTGTACGAGATGGCGATGGGCCCGCTGGACGTGTCGCGCCCGTGGGACACCCGCGCGGTCGTCGGCCAGTACCGGCTGCTGCAGCGCCTGTGGCGCAACGTCGTCGACGAGGAGACGGGCGCGGTCACGGTCGTCGACGCGGAGCCCGCCGAGGAGACCCTGCGCGCCCTGCACAAGGCCATCGACGGGGCCGGCGCCGACATGGCGGCGCTGCGCTTCAACACGGCCATCGCGAAGATCACCGAGCTGAACAACGCCCTGACGAAGGCCGGCCGGCCGCTGGAGCGCCCGGTCGCCGAGCAGCTGGTGCTGCTGGTGGCCCCGCTGGCCCCGCACATCGCGGAGGAGCTGTGGCACCGGCTGGGCCACGCCGACTCGGTCGTCCACCAGGACTTCCCGGTCGCGGACCCGGCGTACGTGGTCGACGAGACCGTGACGTGCGTGGTGCAGGTCAAGGGCAAGGTCAAGGCCCGTCTGGAGGTGCCGCCGACGATCTCGGACGCGGACCTGGAGCGGC
Above is a window of Streptomyces subrutilus DNA encoding:
- the leuS gene encoding leucine--tRNA ligase, whose amino-acid sequence is MSETNTPAPEAAEAHRYTAAMAADIEARWQDVWDERGTYEAPNPTGDLAGDPAVVARPKKFIMDMFPYPSGAGLHVGHPLGYIATDVFARHQRMTGHNVLHTLGFDAFGLPAEQYAVQTGTHPRVSTEANIENMKVQLRRLGLGHDKRRSFATIDPDYYKWTQWIFLQIYNSWYDAEADRARPIDELVAAFEDGTREVPGGRAWAGLTAAERADVLNGFRLAYASDAPVNWCPGLGTVLANEEVTADGRSERGNFPVFKAKLSQWNMRITAYADRLLDDLDALDWPEAIKLQQRNWIGRSEGARVDFAVDGAGAITVFTTRQDTLFGATYMVLAPEHELVSTIVPAAWPEGTHPVWTGGHATPAEAVNAYRKQAASKSDVERQADAKEKTGVFTGAYATNPVSGEQVPVFIADYVLMGYGTGAIMAVPAHDSRDFAFARAFELPMRCVVQPSDGRGTDPADWDDAFASYDAKLVNSAGVGISLDGLGVVEAKALITDWLAERGIGEGTVNFRLRDWLFSRQRYWGEPFPIVYDEDGVAHPLPESMLPLELPEVEDYSPRTFEPDDALSQPETPLSRKADWVEVELDLGRGEGVRRYRRETNTMPNWAGSCWYELRYLDPHNSEALVDPEIEKYWMGPREGQPHGGVDLYVGGAEHAVLHLLYARFWSKVLFDLGHVSSVEPFHKLYNQGMIQAFVYRDERGFPVAATEVEERDGRFYFEGEPVKRELGKMGKSLKNAVTPDEICEEYGADTLRLYEMAMGPLDVSRPWDTRAVVGQYRLLQRLWRNVVDEETGAVTVVDAEPAEETLRALHKAIDGAGADMAALRFNTAIAKITELNNALTKAGRPLERPVAEQLVLLVAPLAPHIAEELWHRLGHADSVVHQDFPVADPAYVVDETVTCVVQVKGKVKARLEVPPTISDADLERLAVTDAGVVAALGGAEIRKVIVRAPKLVNIVV